A window of Excalfactoria chinensis isolate bCotChi1 chromosome Z, bCotChi1.hap2, whole genome shotgun sequence contains these coding sequences:
- the CLTA gene encoding clathrin light chain A isoform X2: MANLEFFGAQQPPATAGNGAADGAEEDPAAAFLAQQENEIAGIENDEGYGILESGDVPEALQAADGFDSGAIDGVMNGVVYQESNGPTDCYAAISQVDRLQSEPESIRKWREEQKERLEQLDANSRKQETEWKEKAIKELEEWYARQDEKLQKTKASNRVADEAFYKQPFADVIGYVAAEEAFVSDAEDVFPGTEWERVAQLCDFNPKSSKQAKDVSRMRSVLISLKQAPLVR; encoded by the exons ATGGCTAATCTGGAGTTCTTCGGCGCGCAGCAGCCGCCGGCCACCGCCGGTAACGGGGCGGCGGACGGCGCCGAAGAAGACCCTGCCGCTGCCTTCCTGGCGCAGCAGGAGAACGAGATCGCGGGCATCGAGAACGACGAGGGATACGGGATTCTGGAGAGCGGCGACGTGCCGGAGGCGCTGCAGGCAGCGGACGGCTTCGACTCTG GTGCTATTGATGGAGTGATGAATGGAGTTGTCTATCAG GAGAGCAATGGCCCAACAGACTGCTATGCTGCCATATCACAAGTAGATCGACTGCAGTCAGAACCAGAGAGCATTCGTAAGTGGAGAGAGGAGCAAAAGGAGCGCCTTGAGCAGCTTG ATGCTAATtcaagaaaacaggaaacagaatggaaggagaaagcaaTAAAGGAGTTGGAGGAGTGGTATGCCAGACAAGATGAAAAgctccagaaaacaaaagctagCAACAG GGTAGCAGATGAAGCTTTCTACAAACAACCCTTCGCTGACGTGATTGGTTATGT GGCAGCTGAAGAAGCCTTTGTGAGTGATGCAGAAGATGTTTTTCCGGGAACTGAGTGGGAACGTGTGGCTCAGCTCTGTGACTTTAATCCCAAGTCTAGTAAGCAGGCTAAAGATGTGTCCCGCATGCGTTCAGTCCTCATCTCACTCAAGCAGGCTCCGCTGGTTCGCTGA
- the CLTA gene encoding clathrin light chain A isoform X3 → MANLEFFGAQQPPATAGNGAADGAEEDPAAAFLAQQENEIAGIENDEGYGILESGDVPEALQAADGFDSGAIDGVMNGVVYQESNGPTDCYAAISQVDRLQSEPESIRKWREEQKERLEQLDANSRKQETEWKEKAIKELEEWYARQDEKLQKTKASNRAAEEAFVSDAEDVFPGTEWERVAQLCDFNPKSSKQAKDVSRMRSVLISLKQAPLVR, encoded by the exons ATGGCTAATCTGGAGTTCTTCGGCGCGCAGCAGCCGCCGGCCACCGCCGGTAACGGGGCGGCGGACGGCGCCGAAGAAGACCCTGCCGCTGCCTTCCTGGCGCAGCAGGAGAACGAGATCGCGGGCATCGAGAACGACGAGGGATACGGGATTCTGGAGAGCGGCGACGTGCCGGAGGCGCTGCAGGCAGCGGACGGCTTCGACTCTG GTGCTATTGATGGAGTGATGAATGGAGTTGTCTATCAG GAGAGCAATGGCCCAACAGACTGCTATGCTGCCATATCACAAGTAGATCGACTGCAGTCAGAACCAGAGAGCATTCGTAAGTGGAGAGAGGAGCAAAAGGAGCGCCTTGAGCAGCTTG ATGCTAATtcaagaaaacaggaaacagaatggaaggagaaagcaaTAAAGGAGTTGGAGGAGTGGTATGCCAGACAAGATGAAAAgctccagaaaacaaaagctagCAACAG GGCAGCTGAAGAAGCCTTTGTGAGTGATGCAGAAGATGTTTTTCCGGGAACTGAGTGGGAACGTGTGGCTCAGCTCTGTGACTTTAATCCCAAGTCTAGTAAGCAGGCTAAAGATGTGTCCCGCATGCGTTCAGTCCTCATCTCACTCAAGCAGGCTCCGCTGGTTCGCTGA
- the CLTA gene encoding clathrin light chain A isoform X1 — MANLEFFGAQQPPATAGNGAADGAEEDPAAAFLAQQENEIAGIENDEGYGILESGDVPEALQAADGFDSGAIDGVMNGVVYQESNGPTDCYAAISQVDRLQSEPESIRKWREEQKERLEQLDANSRKQETEWKEKAIKELEEWYARQDEKLQKTKASNRVADEAFYKQPFADVIGYVTNINHPCYSLEQAAEEAFVSDAEDVFPGTEWERVAQLCDFNPKSSKQAKDVSRMRSVLISLKQAPLVR, encoded by the exons ATGGCTAATCTGGAGTTCTTCGGCGCGCAGCAGCCGCCGGCCACCGCCGGTAACGGGGCGGCGGACGGCGCCGAAGAAGACCCTGCCGCTGCCTTCCTGGCGCAGCAGGAGAACGAGATCGCGGGCATCGAGAACGACGAGGGATACGGGATTCTGGAGAGCGGCGACGTGCCGGAGGCGCTGCAGGCAGCGGACGGCTTCGACTCTG GTGCTATTGATGGAGTGATGAATGGAGTTGTCTATCAG GAGAGCAATGGCCCAACAGACTGCTATGCTGCCATATCACAAGTAGATCGACTGCAGTCAGAACCAGAGAGCATTCGTAAGTGGAGAGAGGAGCAAAAGGAGCGCCTTGAGCAGCTTG ATGCTAATtcaagaaaacaggaaacagaatggaaggagaaagcaaTAAAGGAGTTGGAGGAGTGGTATGCCAGACAAGATGAAAAgctccagaaaacaaaagctagCAACAG GGTAGCAGATGAAGCTTTCTACAAACAACCCTTCGCTGACGTGATTGGTTATGT CACAAACATAAACCATCCTTGCTACAGCCTAGAACA GGCAGCTGAAGAAGCCTTTGTGAGTGATGCAGAAGATGTTTTTCCGGGAACTGAGTGGGAACGTGTGGCTCAGCTCTGTGACTTTAATCCCAAGTCTAGTAAGCAGGCTAAAGATGTGTCCCGCATGCGTTCAGTCCTCATCTCACTCAAGCAGGCTCCGCTGGTTCGCTGA